Proteins encoded in a region of the Zunongwangia endophytica genome:
- the rodA gene encoding rod shape-determining protein RodA, whose translation MARKTAGFDWLTILIYLLLICFGWANIYSASLGSDPSGSYFNLNEVYGKQALWIGLSIFLIVIILAIEVKFYQRFSSVIYITALVLLAGLFVFGKTISGATSWYAIGSFRLQPSEFAKIATALALAKYVSDIQTNIKLFSHQFKAFIIVALPAILIVPQPDPGSAMVYAAFFFPLYREGISALYLVLALSGVFIFVGTLLLGPIWVTAAVIVLAALSFLLKKKKRPGIPLLLFIVIASIGLSFSVNYIFNNVFEQRHRDRFNIVLGKEVDSRGIGYNTNQSEIAIGSGGWTGKGWTEGTQTKGHFVPEQHTDYIFSTVGEEWGFLGSAAVVFLFVCLMLRLIFLAERQKSQFNRIYGYSVVGIIFLHFMVNIGMVIGIFPTVGIPLPFFSYGGSGLWGFTILVFIFIRLDSDRLSF comes from the coding sequence ATGGCAAGAAAAACGGCTGGCTTTGATTGGCTAACGATTTTAATTTATTTACTACTAATTTGTTTTGGATGGGCCAATATTTATTCGGCCTCACTAGGCTCGGATCCGTCGGGCAGTTACTTTAATCTTAATGAAGTCTACGGTAAACAGGCTCTCTGGATAGGTCTAAGTATTTTCCTGATTGTAATTATTCTCGCGATCGAAGTCAAATTCTATCAGCGATTCTCAAGTGTTATTTATATCACCGCTCTTGTTTTATTGGCGGGACTTTTTGTTTTTGGTAAAACAATTTCTGGAGCAACCTCGTGGTATGCTATAGGTTCGTTCAGGCTACAACCTTCTGAGTTTGCAAAAATTGCTACAGCATTAGCTCTGGCAAAATATGTTAGTGATATACAAACTAATATTAAGCTCTTTTCTCATCAATTTAAGGCATTTATAATTGTTGCTTTACCTGCAATTTTAATCGTGCCGCAACCTGATCCCGGGAGCGCAATGGTCTATGCCGCATTCTTTTTTCCTTTGTACAGAGAAGGTATTTCTGCATTGTATTTAGTATTGGCATTATCTGGTGTATTCATATTTGTAGGCACCCTTCTTTTAGGGCCAATCTGGGTTACCGCTGCAGTTATTGTTTTAGCTGCACTAAGTTTTCTTCTGAAGAAAAAGAAGCGACCTGGAATTCCATTATTGCTATTTATAGTAATTGCATCTATCGGACTTTCATTTTCGGTAAATTATATCTTTAATAATGTTTTTGAACAACGACATCGTGATCGTTTTAATATTGTATTAGGGAAAGAAGTAGATAGTCGTGGTATTGGATATAACACCAATCAGAGTGAAATTGCCATTGGTAGTGGTGGCTGGACAGGTAAAGGCTGGACTGAAGGAACACAAACTAAAGGGCACTTTGTACCAGAACAGCACACCGATTATATCTTTAGTACTGTAGGTGAAGAGTGGGGCTTCCTTGGGAGTGCTGCTGTTGTCTTTCTATTTGTCTGTCTAATGCTCAGATTAATTTTTCTAGCAGAACGCCAGAAATCGCAGTTTAATAGAATTTATGGCTATAGTGTAGTGGGAATAATATTCCTCCACTTTATGGTAAATATAGGGATGGTTATAGGGATCTTTCCTACCGTTGGAATTCCATTACCATTCTTCAGTTATGGTGGCTCGGGATTATGGGGTTTTACTATTCTAGTATTTATTTTTATAAGACTTGATTCAGACCGTCTCTCTTTTTGA
- the mrdA gene encoding penicillin-binding protein 2 codes for MRRILLYIIILTTGMIFLGRLFYLQVVDDSFAVRSNNNAVKVVYDYPQRGYIYDRNGELMVSNQPSYDVMVIPRNLKPFDTTELCNIVSLERKELERRLDKAKIYSPFLPSVIVPQLTKSEYAFLQEKMRNYEGFYIQKRSLRDYHVDHSANVLGFIAEVSPNTIKNNPYYTSGDLIGRKGVESVYEDTLRGVKGVKYIQKDKLNRDIGPYKDGIYDTLPERGKDIKISVDSDLQAYGEYLMTNKRGGIIAIEPASGEILSMITAPTYDPSDLVGRKRSPNFSKMWLDSTARPLYDRSILAQYPPGSPFKTMNALIGLQEGVVDTDDTFSCHHGYTYGRGRKMGCHSHSSPLAMTQGIAQSCNSYFAQVYRKIIEKYPTPQEGMDAWHKHVASFGLGDYMGNDLSTGRPGKIPTSEYYNKIYDYPTYKWFATATLSNAIGQGEVLLTPIQLANMTATIANRGWYYTPHIIKEIDGKGITDENFTKKHHTTIDPENFEPVVEGMHQVYKNGTASALQIDGIEIAGKTGTAENFVRVNGKRMQLTDHSIFVAFAPVDNPKIAIAVFVENGYWGGRYGGKIASLMIEKYLKGTITRTDLEKFIMDPKNSLEDEYEKPYSGEPFLINDGKKNGWL; via the coding sequence ATGAGAAGAATTCTTTTATATATTATTATACTTACCACGGGAATGATCTTTTTAGGAAGATTATTTTACCTTCAGGTAGTAGACGACAGTTTTGCGGTTCGCTCTAATAATAATGCTGTAAAAGTAGTTTACGATTATCCTCAACGTGGTTATATCTACGATCGCAATGGCGAATTGATGGTTTCCAATCAGCCTTCCTACGATGTAATGGTGATCCCGAGAAACCTAAAACCATTTGATACTACCGAACTTTGCAATATTGTAAGTTTGGAAAGAAAAGAACTAGAAAGAAGACTAGATAAGGCTAAGATATATTCTCCGTTTTTACCTTCAGTTATAGTACCTCAACTTACAAAAAGCGAGTATGCATTTTTACAGGAGAAAATGCGTAATTATGAAGGGTTTTATATTCAGAAGCGATCTTTAAGGGATTATCATGTAGATCACAGCGCCAATGTGCTGGGTTTTATTGCTGAAGTAAGCCCAAATACTATAAAAAACAATCCGTATTACACCAGTGGTGATCTTATTGGTCGTAAAGGTGTAGAAAGCGTTTATGAGGATACACTTAGAGGCGTTAAAGGTGTAAAATATATTCAGAAAGATAAGCTGAATCGTGATATTGGACCTTATAAGGATGGAATTTACGATACGTTACCAGAAAGAGGAAAGGATATAAAAATTTCGGTAGATTCCGACTTGCAGGCTTATGGTGAATATCTAATGACCAATAAGCGCGGTGGAATAATTGCTATAGAGCCTGCTTCTGGAGAAATTTTATCGATGATTACGGCACCTACTTATGATCCTTCAGATTTAGTTGGACGAAAAAGGTCTCCAAATTTCAGTAAAATGTGGTTAGATTCTACAGCAAGACCACTTTACGATCGCAGTATACTTGCGCAATATCCTCCCGGTTCTCCATTTAAAACAATGAATGCTTTAATCGGACTTCAGGAAGGCGTTGTAGATACCGATGATACATTTTCGTGTCATCATGGATATACTTATGGTCGAGGTAGAAAAATGGGATGTCACTCCCATTCCAGCCCGTTAGCCATGACACAAGGAATTGCACAATCCTGCAACTCTTATTTTGCCCAGGTTTATCGTAAAATCATAGAAAAGTACCCAACTCCGCAAGAAGGCATGGATGCCTGGCATAAGCATGTCGCAAGTTTTGGGCTTGGTGATTATATGGGTAATGATCTAAGCACCGGAAGACCCGGAAAAATACCGACTTCAGAATATTACAATAAAATATACGATTATCCTACTTACAAATGGTTTGCTACCGCTACGCTATCTAATGCGATTGGCCAAGGAGAAGTTTTGTTAACGCCTATACAATTGGCAAACATGACGGCGACCATTGCTAATCGAGGCTGGTATTATACTCCGCATATCATTAAAGAAATTGATGGTAAAGGAATTACTGACGAGAATTTTACTAAAAAACATCATACCACTATCGACCCTGAAAATTTTGAACCAGTGGTTGAAGGAATGCACCAGGTTTATAAAAACGGTACTGCTAGTGCTTTACAGATTGACGGTATCGAAATTGCCGGTAAAACTGGCACTGCTGAAAATTTTGTGAGAGTTAATGGTAAAAGAATGCAGCTTACAGATCATTCTATATTTGTAGCTTTTGCGCCGGTAGACAATCCTAAAATTGCCATCGCTGTTTTTGTAGAGAATGGTTATTGGGGTGGTAGATATGGCGGTAAAATTGCCAGTTTGATGATTGAAAAATATTTAAAAGGAACCATAACAAGAACAGATTTAGAAAAGTTTATTATGGATCCTAAGAATAGTTTAGAAGATGAGTATGAAAAACCCTATAGCGGAGAACCTTTCCTAATCAATGATGGCAAGAAAAACGGCTGGCTTTGA
- the mreD gene encoding rod shape-determining protein MreD, whose protein sequence is MNSNLISNILRFIGLVLLQVLVLNNINFMGYVNPYLYILFLLLYPFNSNQSLFLFLAFLLGLSVDIFEDSGGIHAAACLVAAFLRPNLLRFSFGISYDHQTLRLSSTPLGARISYVVLMVVIHHLVLFSLEMFSFSHIILILNKTLFSSIFTVLVILLSIALFSKKYR, encoded by the coding sequence ATGAATAGCAATTTAATTTCAAATATTTTACGTTTTATAGGTCTTGTGTTATTACAGGTTCTTGTACTAAACAATATAAATTTCATGGGATATGTAAATCCCTATCTTTATATTTTGTTCCTGTTACTCTATCCATTTAATTCCAATCAAAGCTTGTTTTTATTCTTGGCTTTTTTATTAGGATTATCGGTAGATATTTTTGAAGATAGCGGAGGAATACATGCCGCTGCATGTTTAGTTGCCGCTTTTTTAAGACCTAATTTACTTCGATTTTCTTTTGGTATAAGTTATGATCATCAAACCTTACGTCTTTCTTCTACTCCACTAGGAGCTAGAATAAGTTATGTGGTACTTATGGTCGTAATTCATCACTTAGTATTATTTTCTCTGGAAATGTTTAGTTTTAGTCATATAATACTTATACTTAATAAGACGTTATTTTCAAGTATATTTACTGTGCTTGTTATTTTACTTAGTATCGCACTTTTCAGCAAAAAATATCGATGA
- the mreC gene encoding rod shape-determining protein MreC, which translates to MQQIFNFLIRNKNNILFLVLLAFSVFLTIQTHSFHKSKFISSANSVTGGIYSWNNNIQDYFYLEKYNQRLVEENKNLRNVIRQLSGKDTIPNYTDTTYISDYIFRSADVINNNFSKRDNYITLNKGEDDSIAPENGVVTSKGIIGIIDRTNTSYSRAISILNSQSKINAQLKKSNHFGSLVWDGKNPNLMQLTDVPKQAPVSKGDTIITGGKSLIFPKGLLVGTIEDFKLDHTESYYTINVKLFNDMTNIGYVYVIENKNKEEILSLEVDDDE; encoded by the coding sequence ATGCAGCAGATATTCAATTTTCTGATTCGGAACAAGAATAACATTTTGTTCTTGGTCTTGCTTGCGTTTTCTGTTTTCTTAACGATACAAACCCATTCGTTTCATAAAAGTAAATTTATAAGTTCCGCCAATTCTGTTACTGGCGGAATTTATTCTTGGAATAATAACATTCAGGATTACTTTTATCTGGAAAAATACAACCAGCGTTTGGTAGAAGAAAATAAAAATCTTCGTAATGTCATAAGACAATTAAGCGGAAAAGATACAATCCCGAATTATACAGATACTACGTACATTTCAGATTATATATTTAGAAGTGCCGATGTTATTAACAATAATTTTTCAAAAAGAGACAATTATATTACGCTTAATAAAGGTGAAGACGACAGCATCGCTCCAGAAAATGGTGTGGTTACCAGTAAAGGTATTATTGGTATTATAGATCGAACCAATACCAGCTATTCTCGTGCTATTTCTATTTTGAATTCGCAATCTAAAATCAATGCGCAATTAAAAAAGTCTAACCATTTTGGAAGTTTAGTTTGGGATGGTAAAAATCCTAATCTTATGCAGCTTACCGATGTGCCAAAACAAGCGCCGGTATCTAAAGGAGATACTATTATCACCGGTGGTAAAAGTTTAATTTTTCCTAAAGGCCTTTTGGTTGGAACAATCGAGGATTTTAAATTGGATCATACCGAAAGCTATTATACTATAAATGTTAAGCTATTCAACGACATGACCAATATCGGATATGTCTACGTAATTGAAAACAAGAACAAAGAAGAAATTCTTTCTTTAGAAGTGGATGACGATGAATAG
- a CDS encoding rod shape-determining protein — protein MGFFDFLIEEIAIDLGTANTLIIHNDKVVVDSPSIVARDRTSGKITAVGKEAAMMQGKTHENIKTIRPLKDGVIADFDASEKMLTMFIKEIPALKRKMFTPALRMVICIPSGITEVEMRAVKESAERVNGKEVYLIHEPMAAAIGIGVDIMQPKGNMIVDIGGGTTEIAVIALGGIVCDKSIKIAGDVFTNDIVYYMRTQHNLYVGERTAEKIKIQIGAATEDLEVPPDEMSVQGRDLLTGKPKQVNISYREIAKALDKSILRIEDAVMETLSQTPPELAADIYNTGIYLAGGGSMLRGLDKRLSTKTDLPVYIAEDPLRAVVRGTGITLKTLNRYKGILIK, from the coding sequence ATGGGATTTTTTGATTTTCTCATTGAAGAAATAGCGATAGATTTAGGAACTGCCAACACCCTTATCATTCACAATGATAAGGTGGTGGTAGATAGTCCTTCGATTGTAGCCAGAGACCGTACATCTGGAAAGATTACGGCTGTGGGGAAAGAAGCGGCGATGATGCAGGGAAAAACACATGAGAATATCAAAACGATACGCCCATTAAAAGATGGTGTAATTGCCGATTTTGATGCTAGTGAGAAAATGCTCACCATGTTTATTAAAGAAATCCCGGCACTTAAGCGTAAAATGTTTACGCCAGCTTTAAGAATGGTGATCTGTATCCCATCTGGTATTACAGAAGTAGAGATGCGTGCGGTAAAAGAAAGTGCCGAGCGTGTAAACGGTAAAGAAGTTTACCTTATTCATGAACCTATGGCTGCGGCTATTGGTATTGGTGTAGACATCATGCAGCCAAAAGGGAACATGATTGTAGATATAGGTGGTGGTACTACAGAAATCGCTGTGATTGCGCTTGGCGGAATTGTTTGTGATAAGTCTATTAAAATTGCTGGTGATGTTTTCACTAATGATATTGTGTATTACATGCGTACGCAACACAACCTATATGTTGGTGAACGTACTGCGGAAAAAATTAAAATTCAGATTGGTGCTGCTACTGAAGATTTGGAAGTTCCACCAGATGAAATGAGTGTACAGGGTCGTGATTTACTTACAGGTAAACCAAAACAGGTAAACATTTCTTATAGAGAAATTGCTAAAGCTTTAGACAAATCTATTCTTCGTATCGAAGATGCTGTAATGGAAACCTTATCACAAACACCTCCAGAACTTGCTGCAGATATTTATAATACTGGTATCTATCTTGCCGGCGGTGGATCGATGCTTAGAGGTTTAGATAAACGTTTATCTACCAAAACCGACTTACCGGTTTATATTGCAGAAGATCCATTAAGAGCTGTTGTTAGAGGAACCGGTATTACTTTAAAAACACTTAATAGATATAAAGGCATATTGATAAAGTAG
- the purH gene encoding bifunctional phosphoribosylaminoimidazolecarboxamide formyltransferase/IMP cyclohydrolase: MSNLKQAKSALISVFNKDGLAPIVEKLNELGITIYSTGGTEKFIKDLGVEVVPVEDVTSYPSILGGRVKTLHPKVFGGILNRQDNESDVKEIAQYEIPQIDIVIVDLYPFEKTVDSGASEEDIIEKIDIGGISLIRAAAKNFKDVLCVSSVNDYAEFLDILNEGNGETSLAQRKNFAAKSFNISSHYDTAIFNYFNTSEEIPAFKQSVQEGKSLRYGENPHQKGTFFGDFDAMFDKLHGKELSYNNLLDVDAAVVLMNEFKGEAPTFAILKHNNACGLAQRETIKQAYVDALAGDPVSAFGGILIANTEIDNATAEEIHSLFCEVVIAPSFSEEALATLKGKKNRIILIQKETELPKNQVRTCLNGVLVQDKDNKTDVLDDLSYATTNKPTEQEIEDLLFASKICKHTKSNTIVLAKNKQLCASGTGQTSRVDALRQSIEKAGSFKFDLKGAVMASDAFFPFPDCVEIAGNSGISAVIQPGGSIKDQLSIDYCNDNDIAMVMTGTRHFKH, from the coding sequence ATGAGCAATTTGAAACAAGCCAAATCTGCATTAATATCAGTATTTAATAAAGATGGTTTGGCTCCCATCGTTGAAAAGCTTAACGAACTGGGAATCACGATCTATTCTACCGGCGGAACAGAAAAATTCATTAAAGATCTAGGCGTAGAAGTTGTTCCTGTAGAGGATGTAACTTCTTATCCTTCAATTTTAGGTGGACGTGTTAAAACTTTACATCCTAAAGTTTTTGGTGGAATTTTAAATCGCCAGGATAACGAAAGTGATGTTAAAGAAATTGCTCAATACGAAATTCCACAAATTGATATTGTAATTGTGGATCTTTATCCTTTTGAAAAAACAGTAGATTCTGGAGCTTCTGAAGAAGATATCATCGAGAAAATCGACATCGGCGGGATTTCTCTTATTCGTGCAGCTGCAAAGAACTTTAAAGATGTACTTTGTGTTTCTTCTGTAAACGATTATGCTGAATTTTTGGACATTTTGAATGAAGGAAATGGAGAGACAAGCCTAGCGCAACGTAAAAATTTCGCGGCTAAATCTTTTAATATTTCCTCTCATTACGACACGGCTATCTTCAACTACTTCAATACTTCAGAAGAAATTCCTGCTTTCAAACAGAGCGTTCAGGAAGGGAAATCTTTACGCTATGGAGAGAATCCACATCAAAAAGGAACATTTTTTGGAGATTTCGACGCCATGTTCGATAAACTCCACGGAAAAGAATTATCTTACAACAACCTTTTAGATGTTGATGCTGCAGTAGTTTTAATGAACGAGTTTAAAGGTGAAGCACCAACATTTGCCATTTTAAAACATAATAATGCCTGCGGACTTGCACAACGCGAGACCATAAAACAAGCGTATGTAGATGCTTTGGCAGGTGATCCTGTTTCAGCTTTCGGCGGAATTCTAATTGCAAATACAGAAATTGACAACGCTACTGCGGAAGAAATTCACTCTTTATTTTGCGAAGTGGTAATTGCACCATCTTTTTCTGAAGAAGCTTTAGCAACTTTAAAAGGAAAGAAAAACAGAATTATTTTAATACAAAAGGAAACTGAACTTCCAAAAAATCAAGTTCGTACTTGTTTAAATGGAGTTTTAGTTCAGGATAAAGACAATAAAACCGATGTTTTAGACGATTTATCTTACGCGACAACTAATAAGCCAACAGAACAGGAAATTGAGGATCTTTTATTTGCTTCAAAAATTTGTAAGCATACAAAATCCAATACTATTGTTCTAGCTAAAAATAAACAGCTTTGTGCAAGCGGAACCGGGCAAACGTCTCGTGTAGATGCATTAAGACAAAGCATCGAGAAAGCAGGTTCTTTCAAATTTGATCTTAAAGGAGCGGTAATGGCGAGTGATGCTTTTTTCCCATTTCCTGATTGTGTAGAAATTGCAGGAAATTCAGGAATTTCAGCAGTAATTCAGCCAGGTGGTTCTATCAAAGATCAGTTAAGTATCGATTATTGTAATGATAATGATATTGCAATGGTGATGACAGGGACCCGCCATTTTAAACATTAA
- a CDS encoding ABC transporter permease, producing the protein MLIFLRVLGESFNFAINALKNNLLRTFLSLLGVAIGIFSIIGVLAAVDSLKNEISGSLNSLDNSTTIVMRFNFGPSDIPRWKRQQFPDVTYEEYQFLKRNVPDAKAVTFTQNVPAETIKYQEASSLGVDIVAAGSEVYDIEAINIAEGRFFNESEAASGSPVIVMGSEIAENLFGSIDPIGKQVRMYGRKFTVIGLLKKEGASMFGSSKDSQVYVPVNVTRRIYGENNRNIFPQILLKPEYDVDNAEFLAVLEQRLRTFRGIKPGEVSTFFVNQLEGFTDMIDNITGTLNMIGLVISGFSLLVGGFGIANIMFVSVKERTNLIGIQKSLGAKNKFILFQFLFEAIILAIIGGAAGLFFVWITTIIASNFTGDFEFILSFGNIILGTTVSAIIGLVSGIIPAISASRLDPVEAIRTGM; encoded by the coding sequence ATGCTTATATTTCTAAGAGTGCTTGGTGAGAGCTTTAATTTTGCGATTAACGCCCTTAAAAATAACCTTTTGCGTACTTTTCTTTCGCTACTTGGCGTTGCGATAGGTATTTTTTCCATTATTGGAGTGCTTGCGGCTGTAGATTCTTTAAAGAATGAAATTTCAGGATCTTTAAATAGTCTGGATAACAGTACAACCATTGTTATGCGATTTAATTTTGGTCCTTCTGATATTCCCAGATGGAAGCGACAACAATTTCCAGATGTTACTTATGAAGAATATCAATTTCTGAAACGAAATGTGCCAGATGCCAAGGCGGTTACTTTTACTCAAAATGTTCCTGCTGAAACTATAAAATATCAAGAAGCAAGTAGTCTTGGCGTTGACATTGTAGCAGCTGGAAGTGAGGTTTACGATATCGAAGCAATTAATATTGCAGAAGGTCGTTTTTTTAACGAATCTGAGGCTGCCAGTGGATCACCTGTGATCGTAATGGGAAGTGAAATTGCTGAAAATCTATTTGGAAGTATAGATCCTATAGGGAAACAAGTACGAATGTATGGTAGAAAATTTACGGTAATCGGCTTGCTCAAAAAAGAAGGTGCCTCAATGTTTGGCAGCAGCAAAGACAGCCAGGTTTATGTGCCTGTAAATGTTACTCGAAGAATTTATGGGGAAAATAACAGAAACATTTTTCCGCAAATATTACTAAAACCTGAATATGATGTCGATAATGCCGAATTCCTTGCAGTATTAGAGCAGCGCCTAAGAACTTTCCGCGGAATAAAACCCGGTGAGGTAAGTACCTTTTTTGTTAATCAATTAGAAGGATTTACAGATATGATCGATAATATTACGGGAACTTTAAATATGATCGGACTCGTAATTAGCGGATTCTCTTTACTGGTAGGTGGCTTTGGGATTGCAAACATCATGTTTGTAAGTGTTAAAGAGCGCACCAATCTTATAGGAATACAAAAATCCCTTGGGGCTAAAAATAAATTTATACTTTTTCAATTCCTTTTTGAGGCTATTATTTTAGCCATAATTGGTGGTGCCGCCGGACTATTTTTCGTCTGGATTACAACGATTATTGCCTCTAATTTTACCGGCGATTTTGAATTTATTCTTTCCTTCGGAAATATAATTTTGGGAACTACCGTTTCAGCGATAATTGGTTTAGTCTCTGGGATAATTCCTGCAATTTCAGCATCGCGTTTAGATCCTGTTGAAGCAATTAGAACAGGAATGTAG
- a CDS encoding GAF domain-containing protein codes for MPFDKLRPQVEEILNTKELSVDDRLTQVCELLMETIPYYDWVGFYFKNGDKEELKLRSFAGEPTDHDIIPFGRGICGQVAVSNENFVVPDVKSQNNYIACSINVKAEIVVPLFVNAENIGQIDIDSHTPDPFSKEDESFLEFVNEKVAEILEK; via the coding sequence ATGCCCTTTGATAAATTAAGACCACAGGTTGAAGAAATTCTAAATACTAAAGAATTATCTGTTGATGATCGATTAACGCAGGTTTGTGAATTATTGATGGAAACCATTCCTTATTACGATTGGGTTGGTTTTTATTTTAAGAATGGAGATAAGGAAGAACTAAAACTTCGATCTTTTGCCGGGGAGCCTACCGATCACGATATTATTCCTTTTGGAAGAGGAATTTGCGGGCAGGTCGCCGTTTCTAATGAGAACTTTGTAGTACCAGATGTAAAGTCTCAAAACAATTATATAGCTTGTAGTATCAATGTAAAAGCTGAAATTGTTGTTCCACTTTTTGTAAACGCAGAAAATATTGGACAGATCGATATCGATTCTCATACTCCAGATCCATTCTCTAAGGAAGACGAATCGTTCTTAGAATTTGTAAACGAAAAAGTTGCTGAAATACTGGAGAAGTAA
- the xrtF gene encoding exosortase family protein XrtF, translated as MLQLFKKYSVVIRFIAVFLGSYFLLSVLYNSYLIYSEGQTQYYPDLITNLVSKQSVALMEFFGYTVRLEPHTKEPAMKVFIGDNFLVRVVEGCNSISVIILFISFILSFFAKMRTSIFYILAGSVLIYTMNLIRIALLTIGIYEYPNYASFLHEIVFPLIIYGTVILLWIFWVRVYANLEKNED; from the coding sequence TTGCTTCAGCTTTTTAAAAAATACAGTGTTGTTATTCGGTTTATAGCCGTTTTTCTGGGAAGTTATTTTCTGCTTTCAGTGCTTTATAATTCTTATTTAATTTATTCCGAAGGGCAAACGCAATATTACCCAGATCTAATTACTAATTTGGTAAGTAAGCAAAGTGTAGCGTTGATGGAGTTTTTTGGATACACTGTAAGATTAGAACCGCATACAAAAGAACCTGCTATGAAAGTTTTTATAGGTGATAACTTTCTGGTTCGGGTGGTAGAAGGTTGTAATAGTATTAGTGTGATTATCCTTTTTATTTCTTTTATCCTTTCTTTTTTCGCCAAAATGCGAACGAGCATTTTTTATATTTTGGCGGGAAGTGTACTTATTTATACGATGAATTTAATTCGGATTGCATTACTAACTATCGGAATTTACGAATATCCTAATTACGCATCATTTTTACATGAAATCGTTTTTCCGTTGATTATTTACGGAACCGTTATTCTATTATGGATCTTTTGGGTAAGAGTGTACGCTAATTTAGAAAAGAATGAAGACTAG
- a CDS encoding exosortase F system-associated membrane protein encodes MKTRYRIFFIGILVVVLAAIRYYESIIFYDPLIDFFKYSDYLRDRLPDFDHSLLILNTFFRYTLNSLISIAILAIAFIDRNIVKFATVLFLLLLVLAGSVFTYLVFTIENEHFLALFYVRRFLIHPIFILVLLPAFYYYRMNNHAKKSV; translated from the coding sequence ATGAAGACTAGATATCGAATATTTTTCATCGGGATTTTAGTAGTAGTCCTAGCGGCTATTCGGTACTATGAATCTATTATTTTTTATGATCCACTAATTGATTTTTTTAAATATTCAGATTATCTAAGAGATAGACTTCCAGATTTCGATCATTCTTTGTTGATTTTGAATACTTTTTTTAGGTACACATTAAACAGCCTCATTTCTATAGCGATTTTAGCCATTGCATTTATAGATCGCAATATTGTAAAGTTTGCAACGGTATTATTTCTTTTGTTGTTGGTTTTAGCAGGAAGCGTATTTACGTATCTGGTATTTACTATTGAGAATGAACATTTTCTCGCTCTTTTTTATGTTCGACGTTTTCTAATCCATCCCATATTCATATTGGTGCTTTTACCGGCCTTTTATTATTATCGGATGAATAATCACGCAAAGAAGTCCGTTTGA
- a CDS encoding HYC_CC_PP family protein, protein MKQVLGNISALVLAVLVLFSTLSFTVDQHFCGKKLVDSSVFKKAKTCGMEMVSTSSEASVKTESCCTNKKLEVKGQDELKHSFDNLDFQQQLFITGFVYFYWQIFEISEPDFIPFKDYSPPKLVCNIQLQDQVFRI, encoded by the coding sequence ATGAAACAGGTTCTAGGTAACATATCTGCTTTAGTTTTAGCCGTTTTGGTGTTGTTTTCTACGTTGTCTTTTACGGTAGATCAGCATTTCTGCGGAAAAAAGTTAGTAGATAGTTCGGTTTTCAAAAAAGCCAAAACCTGCGGAATGGAAATGGTTTCAACTTCTTCTGAAGCTTCCGTAAAAACAGAATCCTGCTGTACCAATAAAAAGCTAGAAGTAAAAGGCCAAGATGAGCTGAAGCATAGTTTCGATAATCTAGATTTTCAGCAGCAATTATTTATTACTGGTTTTGTCTATTTTTATTGGCAAATTTTTGAGATCTCAGAACCAGATTTTATTCCTTTTAAAGATTACTCCCCGCCAAAACTGGTCTGCAATATTCAGTTGCAAGATCAGGTTTTTCGTATTTGA